From Salvia splendens isolate huo1 chromosome 3, SspV2, whole genome shotgun sequence, a single genomic window includes:
- the LOC121795777 gene encoding probable zinc metalloprotease EGY1, chloroplastic encodes MATLSSFSFSLISPNGGIYRDKFQNNRTNCLLCGEILLKRRRRLVAGGDFGRLNSVIRSCYSGESNQSDDSTSSTSNGERESNDSSNLATMTPAENESEDNADDPPASASSREPSFTPAYSNFQVDSFKLMELLGPEKVDPSDVKVIKDKLFGYSTFWVTREEPFGDFGEGILFLGNLRGKREDVFAKLQTQLKEIMGDKYKLFMVEEPNSEEEDPRGGPRVSFGMLRKEVSEPGQTTLWQYVIAFLLFLFTIGSSVELGIASQVSRLPPDIVKYFTDPDAVEPPDMQQLVPFVESALPLAYGVLGVQIFHEVGHFFAAFPRNVKLSIPYFIPNITLGSFGAITQFKSILPDRKSKVDISLTGPFAGAALSFSMFAVGLLLSSNPSEAGDMIQVPSMLFQGSLLLGLISRAVLGYTTMHAATVSIHPLVIAGWCGLTTSAFNLLPVGCLDGGRAMQGAFGKNALIASGLATYSLLGLGVLGGPLSLPWGLYVLICQRNPEKPCLNDVSEVGTWRKAVFAAAIFLVVMTLLPVWDELAEELGIGLVTSL; translated from the exons ATGGCAACACTATCCAGCTTCAGTTTCAGCTTAATCTCTCCGAATGGAGGTATTTACAGGGATAAATTTCAGAACAATCGGACCAATTGCTTACTGTGCGGTGAGATTTTGCTGAAGAGGCGACGGCGGTTGGTTGCCGGAGGGGATTTCGGGAGGTTGAATTCTGTAATTAGGTCTTGTTACAGTGGTGAAAGTAATCAGAGTGATGATAGTACTAGTAGTACCAGCAACGGTGAAAGAGAAAGCAACGACAGTTCGAATTTGGCTACGATGACGCCTGCTGAGAATGAATCCGAGGATAATGCCGATGATCCGCCGGCTTCTGCGTCTTCGCGG GAACCATCATTTACACCTGCCTACAGTAATTTCCAAGTAGACTCTTTTAAATTGATGGAATTGCTCGGCCCAGAAAAAGTTGACCCTTCTGATGTAAAAGTTATCAAGGACAAGCTTTTCGGTTATTCAACATTTTGGGTAACTAGAGAAGAGCCTTTTGGGGATTTTGGAGAAGGCATTCTTTTTCTTGGAAATCTTCGGGGAAAGAGAGAAGATGTTTTCGCAAAACTTCAGACTCAGCTGAAAGAGATAATGGGAGACAAGTACAAACTGTTCATGGTGGAGGAGCCTAATTCTGAAGAGGAAGACCCTCGCGGTGGCCCCCGTGTCAGTTTTGGCATGCTGCGCAAAGAAGTTTCAGAGCCAGGTCAAACAACACTTTGGCAATATGTGATAGCGTTTCTATTGTTTCTTTTTACTATTGGTTCCTCGGTGGAGCTTGGAATAGCATCTCAG GTAAGCAGACTTCCTCCAGATATAGTGAAATACTTCACAGATCCCGATGCTGTTGAACCACCAGATATGCAGCAGCTGGTTCCATTTGTGGAATCTGCTTTGCCTCTGGCCTATGGCGTATTGGGGGTTCAGATATTTCAT GAAGTGGGACATTTTTTTGCTGCTTTTCCGCGAAACGTGAAATTGAGTATTCCATATTTTATTCCAAACATTACCCTTGGTAGTTTTGGTGCGATCACTCAG TTCAAGTCTATTCTTCCTGATCGGAAATCAAAAGTAGATATTTCCTTGACGGGACCATTTGCAGGAGCAGCTCTGTCTTTTTCAATGTTTGCTGTTGGGCTGCTGCTTTCATCGAACCCATCTGAGGCGGGAGATATGATTCAGGTTCCAAGCATGCTCTTCCAGGGCTCTTTGCTACTTGGGCTTATTAGCAGAGCTGTTCTAGGTTATAC GACTATGCATGCAGCAACAGTTTCAATTCATCCTCTGGTGATTGCTGGATG GTGTGGGTTGACAACATCAGCCTTTAACTTGCTACCTGTTGGATGTCTCGATGGGGGAAGAGCCATGCAG ggcgctTTTGGGAAAAATGCACTGATTGCTTCTGGTTTGGCTACATACAGTCTGCTGGGTTTGGGAGTG CTGGGGGGTCCGTTATCGCTTCCATGGGGATTATACGTGCTGATATGTCAG AGGAACCCAGAAAAGCCATGCTTGAACGATGTATCAGAAGTTGGGACTTGGCGAAAGGCGGTGTTTGCTGCTGCAATTTTTCTAGTGGTGATGACGCTTCTTCCGGTGTGGGATGAGCTTGCAGAAGAGTTAGGTATAGGGCTTGTAACGTCGTTGTAG